One genomic segment of bacterium includes these proteins:
- a CDS encoding tRNA glutamyl-Q(34) synthetase GluQRS: MTSTLSPTLAVGRFAPSPTGPLHLGSLVTAVGSYLFARSRGGRWLLRIEDIDTQRVVKGCDGDILRTLEALGLCWDGEIVYQSKRTERYEAALFSLLEKGLAYPCGCTRSEIASAPSAPHPGEEGPPYPGFCRRGIRESKIPRSTRVCTGDGEISFTDLLRGKIAYDLSRVSGDFVLKRGDGIFAYQLAVVVDDHDAGVTQVVRGADLLSSTPRQILLQKYLGFPVPSYAHLPLVLGPEGQKLSKRESAVSLLDGVNPRKKGSGLIASALAFLGHPPPPGLDSAPPEEMLAFAVENFDPARIPLADSPLNLKNILTACAP, from the coding sequence GGCGTTTCGCCCCCTCGCCCACCGGCCCGCTCCATCTCGGCTCGCTCGTCACCGCAGTCGGCAGCTACCTCTTCGCCCGCTCACGGGGTGGTCGGTGGCTCCTGCGCATCGAGGATATAGACACGCAAAGGGTGGTAAAGGGCTGCGACGGCGACATCCTTCGCACCCTCGAAGCGCTCGGCCTTTGCTGGGACGGCGAGATAGTCTACCAGAGCAAGAGAACCGAAAGGTACGAGGCGGCGCTTTTTTCGCTCCTCGAAAAGGGACTCGCCTACCCCTGCGGCTGCACCCGTAGCGAGATAGCCTCGGCCCCTTCCGCCCCACACCCCGGCGAGGAGGGGCCGCCCTACCCCGGCTTTTGCCGGAGAGGAATAAGGGAGAGCAAAATCCCCCGCTCGACGAGGGTTTGCACCGGTGACGGCGAAATATCCTTCACCGATCTTTTGCGCGGGAAAATCGCTTACGACCTCTCAAGGGTTTCCGGGGACTTCGTCCTGAAAAGGGGTGACGGAATCTTCGCCTACCAGCTCGCCGTCGTTGTAGACGACCACGACGCCGGAGTGACTCAGGTGGTGCGCGGGGCGGACCTTCTCTCCTCCACCCCGAGGCAGATTCTCCTCCAGAAATATCTCGGTTTCCCGGTCCCCTCCTACGCGCACCTGCCGCTGGTTCTCGGGCCGGAGGGCCAAAAGCTCTCCAAGAGGGAAAGCGCCGTGTCTCTACTTGACGGCGTAAACCCCCGTAAAAAGGGCTCCGGGCTCATCGCCTCCGCACTGGCCTTCCTCGGCCATCCCCCGCCGCCGGGTCTCGACTCCGCTCCACCTGAAGAAATGCTCGCCTTCGCCGTTGAAAACTTCGACCCGGCCCGCATCCCCCTCGCCGATTCGCCCCTAAATCTTAAAAATATCTTGACGGCTTGCGCCCCCTGA